From a single Desulfonatronovibrio hydrogenovorans DSM 9292 genomic region:
- a CDS encoding cupin domain-containing protein, with amino-acid sequence MADQSNLTGTVLNMKDLVSYQTGSVVSRTIIGKSVGTVTVFAFDSGQGLSEHTAPFDAMVQIIDGTADITIEGSPFKVRQGEMIIMPANKPHALKANEKFKMILTMIRKQ; translated from the coding sequence ATGGCAGATCAAAGCAATCTTACCGGAACTGTTCTGAACATGAAGGATCTGGTTTCCTATCAGACTGGTTCGGTTGTCAGCCGGACCATCATCGGCAAGAGCGTGGGCACGGTTACTGTATTTGCCTTTGACTCGGGACAGGGGCTCAGTGAGCATACCGCGCCTTTTGATGCCATGGTCCAGATCATTGACGGAACAGCTGATATTACCATTGAGGGCTCGCCCTTCAAAGTCAGACAGGGGGAAATGATCATAATGCCTGCCAACAAACCTCATGCCCTGAAGGCCAATGAAAAATTCAAGATGATCCTGACAATGATCAGAAAGCAGTAA
- a CDS encoding nuclease-related domain-containing protein, translating into MDLTPLISEFYKIILFVVFIALLMGIFKSPRGKGIFGEAMVRLLSMLMLNKNIYRPFHDVTLPSPDGSTQIDHVYVSPYGIFVVETKNMRGWIFGDARQSQWTQKIYKKSFKFQNPLRQNFKHVKALESVLQVPAGTIHSIVTFVGDSSFKTPMPPNVTYGAGFIRHIKSFKEKVFSEDQVSDLVARIESGRLQPGYSTRKKHVQRLKERSNRDQG; encoded by the coding sequence ATGGACCTTACTCCCCTGATCAGTGAATTTTACAAAATTATTTTGTTTGTGGTTTTTATTGCCCTGCTCATGGGGATATTCAAGTCTCCCCGGGGCAAAGGAATCTTCGGCGAGGCCATGGTCAGGCTTTTGTCGATGCTGATGCTGAATAAAAATATCTACCGTCCCTTTCATGACGTGACCCTGCCCTCACCGGACGGCTCCACCCAGATCGATCATGTGTATGTTTCACCATATGGCATTTTTGTTGTTGAGACCAAGAACATGAGGGGCTGGATCTTTGGTGATGCAAGGCAAAGCCAATGGACCCAGAAGATTTATAAAAAGAGCTTTAAATTCCAGAATCCGCTGCGCCAGAACTTCAAGCACGTCAAAGCCCTGGAATCCGTCCTGCAGGTTCCAGCCGGTACAATCCATTCCATTGTCACTTTTGTGGGAGACAGTTCCTTTAAAACACCCATGCCGCCCAATGTAACCTATGGAGCCGGCTTTATCCGGCATATCAAGTCATTCAAAGAAAAGGTTTTTTCAGAGGACCAGGTAAGCGATCTGGTGGCCAGGATTGAATCCGGTCGCCTCCAACCCGGATATTCCACCCGTAAAAAACACGTTCAACGCCTTAAAGAACGGTCAAATCGGGATCAAGGTTAA
- a CDS encoding ORF6N domain-containing protein, with the protein MRGTKVILDSDLAELYGVEIKRINEAVTNNPEKFPKGYLFELTREEWTPLKSKFSTSNRGGKVKLPTAFTEKGLYMLATILKSAQTVQTTIAINAIMSVAAFNFRKLVQKWNHFYFSLFLVSQIIHIQPYKQSQTALTGQNLNFSGSTT; encoded by the coding sequence ATCAGGGGGACCAAGGTAATCCTGGATAGCGATCTGGCTGAACTTTATGGGGTGGAAATCAAACGTATTAATGAAGCTGTAACGAATAACCCGGAAAAGTTTCCAAAAGGTTATCTTTTTGAACTTACAAGAGAAGAATGGACTCCCTTGAAGTCGAAATTTTCAACTTCAAACAGGGGTGGCAAGGTTAAACTTCCAACTGCCTTCACTGAAAAGGGCTTGTACATGCTGGCCACTATTCTGAAAAGTGCCCAGACTGTTCAGACCACCATTGCCATCAATGCCATCATGTCCGTAGCTGCGTTTAATTTCCGGAAACTGGTCCAAAAGTGGAACCATTTTTATTTTTCCTTATTTCTGGTATCTCAGATTATCCATATTCAACCTTATAAACAGAGTCAGACAGCCCTCACAGGCCAAAACTTGAATTTTTCAGGGTCAACTACTTAG
- a CDS encoding PhnE/PtxC family ABC transporter permease, with the protein MYRDIDLSSSSLNRYAEKRPWKHWAAIVTIAVLVIAAFYAAEWDFSSLTNPDDRKIAFARMLAWLTTFSSPDFSPEFLKHCWALTLQTLSAATLGITLAVILATLLALGSSRSVIIGEEKAQGWMRFIAFRSPSALLCSLCRLVQDILRAIPDFVWAVILVAVIGLGPLTGALALALNITGILAKVYSEVWDNIEERSYEQVRILGGGRLATLFYGIGPLAARTIQSFTLMRAECAIRNAAVIGAVGGGGLGADIWYQIQFGAWPKVTTLMIFTLALTLSADLASNFIRRQLRSDPNHPRVIKSKSIHAQVARPYIGILFALSIAFWSVWFMGYGDNAPPGQQSRNYLEPAIKLVSTDSWKNLSFFERLVKPDFDLETIGLGDQVKVKEFKKESRTVDLFSSYRPWEFWKPSAWVDWEQEMQKWFVWRVIKSSAIPLAMAIVGTLLGVIGAILLSYPHSLAFMLESSQFTGETHPWWIRGLRFGQLAVAKGLGLVSRGVPDVMWAFLFIAFFGPGLVAGTLAIAIHSLGVLVRVFSESVDNIPYRRFEQAFMGARMSCYGYTAGPICWRDWMTYSFFQFESNVRTAVVFGIVGIGGLGFFFTFNFEWFRLEKAGTYLLMIIALTIIIDRISRALNLARKSC; encoded by the coding sequence ATGTATAGAGACATCGATCTAAGCTCATCCAGCCTAAATCGCTATGCTGAGAAAAGACCATGGAAGCATTGGGCCGCTATCGTAACTATTGCTGTATTGGTTATAGCTGCCTTCTATGCAGCTGAATGGGATTTTAGTTCATTAACCAATCCAGATGATCGTAAAATTGCATTTGCCAGAATGCTTGCCTGGCTTACAACTTTTTCGTCTCCTGATTTTAGTCCAGAATTTTTAAAACATTGTTGGGCCTTGACCCTGCAGACCCTCTCGGCCGCAACTCTCGGTATAACTCTGGCGGTAATCCTGGCCACGCTGCTGGCCTTGGGATCATCGCGCAGTGTGATTATTGGTGAAGAAAAAGCTCAGGGTTGGATGCGTTTTATTGCCTTTCGCAGCCCAAGTGCATTGTTATGTTCCCTTTGCCGATTAGTCCAGGATATCCTCAGAGCTATTCCCGATTTTGTATGGGCGGTCATTCTTGTTGCTGTAATAGGTCTTGGTCCCCTTACAGGGGCTCTTGCATTAGCCCTCAATATTACTGGCATTCTGGCAAAAGTTTATAGCGAGGTATGGGACAACATTGAGGAAAGATCTTATGAACAGGTACGCATACTTGGAGGAGGACGCCTGGCCACCCTTTTTTATGGCATTGGTCCATTGGCTGCGCGTACTATCCAGAGTTTTACATTAATGCGGGCAGAGTGTGCTATTCGGAATGCAGCTGTCATCGGAGCAGTAGGCGGCGGTGGTCTTGGCGCTGACATATGGTACCAGATACAATTTGGAGCCTGGCCCAAAGTCACCACACTGATGATTTTTACCCTTGCTCTGACTTTGTCAGCAGACTTGGCCAGCAACTTTATACGGCGTCAGTTGCGCTCGGACCCCAATCATCCAAGAGTAATCAAATCCAAGTCCATTCATGCCCAGGTCGCCCGGCCCTACATAGGCATACTCTTTGCCTTGAGCATTGCATTCTGGTCCGTCTGGTTCATGGGTTACGGGGATAATGCTCCTCCGGGTCAACAAAGCCGCAACTATCTAGAGCCGGCTATTAAGCTGGTTTCGACTGACTCTTGGAAAAACCTCAGTTTTTTTGAACGATTGGTAAAACCTGATTTTGATCTGGAAACAATTGGGCTGGGCGACCAGGTAAAAGTAAAGGAGTTTAAGAAAGAAAGCAGGACTGTTGACTTATTTTCCAGCTATCGTCCATGGGAGTTCTGGAAGCCTTCAGCATGGGTAGACTGGGAACAGGAAATGCAGAAGTGGTTTGTCTGGCGTGTGATAAAATCTTCTGCCATTCCTTTGGCAATGGCGATTGTGGGCACTCTGCTGGGCGTAATTGGGGCGATATTGTTGAGTTATCCACACTCTTTGGCTTTTATGCTGGAGTCCTCACAGTTTACCGGAGAAACTCATCCCTGGTGGATAAGGGGGTTGCGTTTCGGCCAGCTGGCTGTGGCCAAAGGTCTGGGTCTGGTTTCCCGAGGAGTTCCGGATGTCATGTGGGCCTTTTTGTTTATTGCTTTTTTCGGGCCGGGGCTGGTTGCCGGGACCTTGGCCATTGCTATTCACAGCTTGGGCGTTCTGGTCAGAGTTTTCAGCGAGTCCGTGGATAACATCCCCTATCGGCGCTTTGAACAAGCTTTTATGGGGGCAAGGATGTCATGTTACGGATATACTGCAGGCCCAATATGCTGGAGAGACTGGATGACTTATAGTTTCTTTCAGTTTGAGAGCAATGTTCGAACAGCTGTTGTTTTCGGCATTGTTGGAATTGGCGGTCTTGGCTTCTTTTTCACTTTCAACTTTGAGTGGTTTCGGCTCGAAAAAGCAGGTACTTATTTATTGATGATTATCGCACTGACAATAATTATTGACAGAATATCCAGAGCATTGAACTTGGCCAGAAAAAGCTGCTGA
- a CDS encoding phosphonate ABC transporter ATP-binding protein, with product MTEKRSKEYKSTVFSLQDVDINFGKSKVLQNVSLEIFEGERVAVIGPSGAGKTTLFRLLCAVLKPSSGHIVALGRDTSHLGVKALRELRREIGVIYQTDNLIPHLRVVHNVLMGKLGHWTLPRALLSLIWPQNLGEARSALTKVELEEKLWSMPGELSGGQQQRVAMARLLVQQPRVMLADEPVSQLDIRLGRELIELLSEITTTLGTTLVVNLHTLELLHGHFERVIALKDGRVFWQGSPDLISRDFLHELYGTEYRTLYLNELESSPK from the coding sequence ATGACGGAAAAAAGATCAAAAGAATACAAAAGCACCGTCTTTTCGCTTCAAGATGTTGATATAAATTTTGGGAAATCAAAAGTACTGCAAAACGTATCTTTAGAAATATTTGAAGGTGAACGTGTTGCGGTTATCGGCCCTTCCGGAGCAGGGAAAACCACTCTATTTCGTCTGCTTTGTGCTGTATTGAAACCAAGCTCTGGCCATATAGTGGCACTGGGTCGGGACACAAGTCACCTTGGTGTCAAGGCATTGAGAGAACTGCGAAGAGAAATTGGTGTTATTTACCAGACAGATAACCTGATTCCGCACCTGCGTGTGGTTCACAATGTGCTGATGGGCAAGCTGGGTCATTGGACTCTTCCCCGGGCCTTGCTATCCCTGATTTGGCCGCAAAACTTGGGTGAGGCTAGGTCAGCTCTGACCAAAGTTGAGCTTGAGGAAAAACTCTGGTCTATGCCTGGCGAATTGTCAGGGGGGCAGCAGCAGCGCGTGGCCATGGCTCGGCTATTGGTTCAGCAACCCAGAGTCATGCTTGCTGACGAACCAGTAAGTCAGCTTGACATCAGACTAGGCAGAGAACTGATTGAGCTTTTATCTGAAATTACTACGACTTTAGGCACAACCCTTGTAGTTAACCTGCATACCCTTGAACTGCTTCATGGTCACTTCGAGAGGGTAATAGCTCTTAAGGACGGAAGGGTGTTCTGGCAAGGATCACCAGACCTGATCAGTCGGGACTTTCTTCATGAGCTTTATGGTACAGAATACCGCACTTTGTATCTCAACGAATTGGAATCATCCCCTAAGTAA
- the phnD gene encoding phosphate/phosphite/phosphonate ABC transporter substrate-binding protein, translating into MRRSLLVPMVIICLIFGLSISGKTNPRQSLAAERPQKLVMTAIPDDSAENMREFFGLIAKHIENTVGIPTEYVHVSNYAASVTALATGQADLAWFGAVTTAQAYIMMEDELEVVAARDIDKGFIGYFIANADANIPEVSDLAELAELAQGKNWTFTFGSKSSTSSHLMPRSFFTDQSGKNPEEIFRTVAYSGSHDVVLQKVANGEFHLGALGQPPYDRASDNLKEKAPIIYTTPKFTNYNFSTRKALGRELIDEIHAALMTLHESPEGKKALEYLGSEGFVDADMSEWMGYVNLIRSGIDIGG; encoded by the coding sequence ATGAGGCGTAGTTTACTGGTACCAATGGTTATCATTTGTTTGATTTTCGGCCTGAGTATTTCCGGAAAAACCAATCCTAGACAATCTTTAGCTGCAGAAAGACCACAGAAACTGGTAATGACAGCTATTCCGGACGACAGCGCTGAAAATATGCGCGAATTTTTTGGCCTTATCGCCAAGCACATTGAAAATACTGTTGGGATACCCACGGAATATGTGCATGTGTCTAACTATGCTGCAAGCGTAACAGCTCTGGCTACCGGACAGGCTGATCTGGCATGGTTCGGTGCTGTAACGACTGCTCAAGCTTACATCATGATGGAAGATGAGCTTGAGGTGGTCGCCGCCAGGGATATTGACAAGGGATTCATTGGGTACTTCATTGCCAATGCAGACGCTAATATTCCTGAGGTAAGCGATCTTGCTGAATTGGCTGAACTGGCCCAAGGTAAAAACTGGACTTTTACCTTTGGAAGCAAAAGCAGCACATCAAGTCATTTGATGCCACGCAGTTTTTTTACAGATCAAAGCGGTAAAAATCCGGAAGAAATTTTCAGGACTGTAGCTTACAGTGGCAGCCATGATGTAGTCCTGCAAAAAGTAGCTAATGGCGAGTTCCATCTTGGTGCACTTGGTCAGCCACCCTATGACCGGGCATCAGATAATCTCAAGGAAAAGGCGCCTATCATATATACCACACCGAAGTTCACTAATTACAACTTTTCTACCCGCAAAGCCCTGGGGCGAGAATTGATTGATGAAATTCATGCCGCCTTGATGACTTTGCACGAATCTCCTGAAGGTAAAAAAGCTCTTGAATACTTAGGCTCTGAGGGATTTGTGGATGCAGATATGAGCGAATGGATGGGATATGTAAATTTGATCAGATCTGGAATTGATATTGGAGGATGA
- a CDS encoding integrase core domain-containing protein — protein sequence MIQTKTGCYFALERLFHPQNGHCKGLQVANGVLTHHASRVLPEKPFKSLSDARTWVEGFVLWYNHDHRHSSLVYVTPNDRHTGRDKEILARRRFVYQRAKMKNPERWSGQIRKWSAPSEVTLNKKKNL from the coding sequence ATGATACAGACCAAAACAGGCTGTTATTTTGCCTTAGAGCGCCTGTTTCATCCTCAAAATGGGCACTGTAAGGGTCTACAGGTTGCCAATGGAGTCCTGACACACCATGCTTCCAGGGTATTACCAGAAAAGCCTTTTAAGAGCTTAAGTGATGCCAGAACCTGGGTCGAGGGTTTTGTACTGTGGTATAATCATGATCATCGTCACAGCAGCCTGGTGTATGTAACCCCCAATGATCGGCACACAGGCAGGGACAAAGAAATCCTGGCCAGACGACGATTTGTTTATCAAAGAGCAAAAATGAAAAACCCGGAACGGTGGTCAGGTCAGATCAGGAAATGGTCTGCACCTTCTGAAGTCACCCTGAATAAAAAAAAGAACCTCTAA
- a CDS encoding Fic family protein — protein MASMLRVLKGEMNRQELQEELGLKDRFYFRDSYINPGLKSGVIEMTQPDSPRSPTQKYRLTEKGIRVLEKFIPR, from the coding sequence GTGGCAAGCATGCTGAGGGTGCTTAAGGGTGAGATGAATCGACAGGAACTTCAGGAAGAACTGGGACTGAAAGATCGTTTTTACTTCAGAGATTCTTATATCAACCCCGGGCTGAAGTCAGGAGTCATTGAAATGACCCAGCCGGATTCCCCCCGGAGCCCAACGCAAAAATATCGCCTGACAGAAAAAGGAATACGCGTACTGGAAAAATTTATCCCCAGGTAA
- a CDS encoding type II toxin-antitoxin system RelE/ParE family toxin codes for MWSIHFASDAVEQEFLELPPEMQARFFRIEELIVAHELHNVGMPYLRHIQDDVWEIRLAGKDRIGRGLYVAVEGKRVVILRFFIKKTQKTPRKEIKTALERLRYLKDETCKRPERKAAG; via the coding sequence ATGTGGTCAATTCATTTTGCAAGTGACGCTGTTGAACAGGAATTTCTCGAACTGCCGCCTGAAATGCAGGCCCGTTTTTTTCGGATCGAAGAATTGATCGTTGCTCATGAACTGCACAATGTGGGTATGCCTTACCTGCGTCATATCCAGGATGATGTCTGGGAAATCAGACTGGCAGGAAAAGACCGGATTGGCCGCGGCCTTTATGTGGCAGTGGAAGGAAAGCGGGTGGTGATTCTGCGGTTTTTCATCAAGAAGACCCAGAAGACCCCGAGAAAAGAAATAAAAACCGCTTTGGAAAGATTGAGGTATCTTAAAGATGAAACCTGTAAAAGACCTGAAAGAAAAGCTGCTGGATAA
- a CDS encoding helix-turn-helix domain-containing protein, which yields MKPVKDLKEKLLDNPEVRAEYDRLDPEFKLASMLIEARSRAGLSQNDLARLMGMKQASVARIESGKFNPSMETLRKYAAATGHELKIEMLPRA from the coding sequence ATGAAACCTGTAAAAGACCTGAAAGAAAAGCTGCTGGATAATCCAGAGGTCAGGGCTGAATATGATCGTCTTGACCCTGAATTCAAACTTGCGTCCATGCTCATTGAGGCAAGATCCAGGGCTGGGCTCAGTCAGAATGATCTGGCCAGGCTTATGGGCATGAAGCAGGCCAGTGTTGCGCGGATTGAGTCCGGCAAATTCAACCCAAGCATGGAAACCCTGCGTAAGTATGCCGCTGCCACCGGGCATGAACTCAAGATTGAGATGCTGCCCAGGGCATAA
- a CDS encoding type I restriction-modification enzyme R subunit C-terminal domain-containing protein, whose amino-acid sequence MLARAGWVVVDKAAINWNLGPGLAVREYQTDVGPADYVLFVDRKPLGVIEAKKETEGHRLSTHETQAEFYAQSRLKWFADSQPLPFVYESTGILTRFTDMRDPKPRARPVFSFHHPVTLKQSIQQQTSLRQRLQHMPDLPVQGLRNCQIRAITRLEKSFRENRPRALVQMATGSGKTYTAITSVYRLLKYADAKRVLFLVDTRNLGEQAEQEFMGYLPSDDNRKFTELYNVRRLNSKYVPPDSQVCISTIQRMYSILKGEDLEDTAEQTNPHEFVATGPPREIEYNEKVPPEFFDFIVIDECHRSIYNLWKQVLDYFDAFYIGLTATPDKRTFAFFNENVVSEYRHEEAVADGVNVGFDTYLIETKITRDGSRLVAEQWVDKRERLTRKKRWEQLDEEVVYTPSDLDRDVVNPSQIRNVIKAFRDKLPEMFPGREEIPKTLIFAKTDSHADDIIQIVREEFAEGNDFCKKVTYRSEEDPKSVLASFRNDYNPRIAVTVDMIATGTDVKPLECLVFMRDVRSRNYFEQMKGRGTRTQGYDDLKKVTPSVHSAKTGFVIVDAVGVSRSVKTDSRPLERKKSVPLKDLLQAALMGQTDEDLYSSLAGRLARLDKQITDNERDRFKELAHGKSINQLTHELLDAHNPDRIIEHAAQKFDLPPGTEPDKNLQQTAQKELIHRARDTFTGELNEYIETVRKSHEQIIDDVNLDRLEFAGWDRQAGIKAREVIEDFKTFMQVYKDEITALSIFYNQPYNRRHVTYAMLREVLDTLKLKKPGLAPARVWQAFEQVEKVKGRSPKSELTALVSLIRRVSGVDETLTAFDQTVDRNFKKWVFARQAGAAAKFSEEQMTWLRMIKDHIISSAHIEKDDLDYAPFDGQGGIGKMYQLFGDDLDSIIDEMNEALAA is encoded by the coding sequence ATGCTTGCGCGTGCAGGCTGGGTGGTTGTTGATAAAGCAGCCATTAACTGGAATCTAGGGCCGGGGCTGGCGGTTCGGGAATACCAGACCGACGTGGGGCCTGCGGATTATGTTTTGTTTGTGGACCGCAAGCCTTTGGGCGTGATCGAGGCCAAGAAAGAAACCGAAGGCCATCGCCTGAGCACTCATGAAACCCAGGCTGAATTTTACGCTCAGAGCAGGCTGAAATGGTTTGCGGACAGCCAGCCCCTTCCTTTTGTGTATGAAAGCACCGGCATATTAACCCGGTTTACAGACATGAGAGATCCCAAACCCCGCGCTCGCCCGGTCTTTTCATTTCATCATCCAGTCACATTAAAACAAAGCATCCAGCAGCAAACCAGCCTGCGCCAGCGCCTGCAGCATATGCCGGATCTGCCTGTGCAGGGGCTTAGAAACTGCCAGATCAGGGCCATTACCAGGCTTGAAAAATCCTTCCGGGAAAACAGGCCCCGGGCCTTGGTTCAGATGGCCACGGGCAGCGGCAAAACATACACCGCCATAACTTCTGTTTACCGTCTGCTCAAATACGCGGATGCCAAAAGGGTTTTGTTTCTGGTGGATACCAGAAACCTGGGAGAGCAGGCCGAGCAGGAGTTCATGGGCTACCTGCCCAGTGACGACAACCGCAAATTCACCGAGCTATATAACGTGCGGCGGCTGAATTCCAAGTACGTGCCGCCGGACAGCCAGGTGTGCATCAGCACCATCCAGCGCATGTATTCCATTCTCAAGGGTGAAGACCTGGAAGATACTGCGGAGCAGACCAACCCCCATGAATTCGTGGCTACGGGTCCGCCCAGGGAAATTGAATATAATGAAAAGGTCCCCCCGGAATTTTTTGATTTCATCGTGATCGATGAATGCCACCGCTCCATCTACAACCTGTGGAAACAGGTGCTGGATTATTTTGACGCCTTTTACATCGGCCTGACCGCCACCCCGGACAAGCGGACCTTTGCCTTTTTCAATGAAAACGTGGTCAGCGAATACCGGCATGAAGAAGCCGTGGCTGACGGAGTCAATGTGGGGTTTGACACCTATCTGATAGAGACAAAGATCACCAGGGATGGGTCCAGGCTGGTGGCCGAGCAATGGGTGGACAAGCGCGAGCGCCTGACCCGGAAAAAGCGCTGGGAGCAGCTTGATGAGGAAGTGGTTTACACACCAAGCGATCTGGACCGGGACGTGGTCAATCCCAGCCAGATCAGAAACGTAATCAAGGCCTTCAGGGATAAACTTCCGGAAATGTTCCCCGGACGCGAAGAAATCCCCAAAACGCTTATTTTTGCCAAAACCGACAGCCATGCTGATGATATTATTCAGATAGTGCGCGAGGAATTTGCCGAGGGCAATGATTTCTGCAAAAAGGTCACCTACAGGTCAGAGGAAGACCCCAAATCCGTGCTGGCCTCGTTCCGCAACGATTATAACCCCAGGATCGCGGTCACTGTTGACATGATCGCCACGGGCACGGATGTAAAGCCCCTGGAATGCCTGGTCTTCATGCGCGATGTCCGCTCCAGAAACTATTTTGAACAGATGAAAGGCCGGGGAACCCGGACCCAGGGCTATGATGACCTGAAAAAGGTGACTCCTTCGGTGCACAGCGCCAAAACCGGATTTGTGATCGTGGATGCCGTGGGCGTGAGCAGATCCGTTAAAACCGACAGCCGCCCCCTGGAGCGCAAAAAATCCGTACCCTTGAAGGATCTCCTTCAGGCCGCGCTCATGGGACAGACCGATGAAGACCTGTACTCGTCCCTGGCCGGCCGTTTGGCCCGGCTGGATAAGCAGATCACGGATAATGAACGAGACAGGTTCAAAGAGCTGGCCCACGGGAAATCCATCAACCAGCTGACGCATGAACTCCTGGATGCCCATAATCCGGACAGAATCATAGAACACGCTGCGCAAAAGTTTGATCTGCCGCCGGGTACAGAGCCGGATAAGAATTTACAGCAGACTGCTCAAAAAGAGTTGATCCACCGGGCCAGGGACACCTTTACCGGCGAGCTGAATGAATATATTGAAACCGTGCGCAAGTCCCATGAGCAGATCATAGATGATGTCAACCTGGACAGGCTTGAATTTGCCGGGTGGGACAGGCAGGCTGGCATAAAGGCCCGGGAGGTCATCGAAGATTTTAAAACCTTTATGCAGGTCTACAAGGATGAGATCACGGCCCTTTCCATATTCTACAACCAGCCGTACAACCGCCGCCATGTCACCTATGCCATGCTCCGGGAAGTGCTGGACACCTTGAAGCTGAAAAAACCCGGCCTTGCCCCGGCCAGGGTCTGGCAGGCCTTTGAACAGGTGGAAAAGGTCAAGGGCAGATCCCCGAAAAGCGAACTCACAGCCCTGGTTTCCCTGATCCGGCGGGTCTCCGGTGTTGATGAGACCCTGACTGCTTTTGATCAGACCGTGGACCGCAACTTTAAAAAATGGGTGTTTGCCAGGCAGGCCGGAGCTGCCGCAAAATTCAGCGAAGAACAGATGACCTGGCTGCGCATGATCAAGGACCATATCATCAGCTCCGCGCATATTGAAAAGGATGATCTGGATTACGCCCCGTTTGACGGACAGGGGGGCATTGGCAAGATGTATCAGTTGTTTGGTGATGATCTGGATTCGATTATTGATGAGATGAATGAGGCTTTGGCGGCGTAA